A genomic window from Candidatus Edwardsbacteria bacterium includes:
- the mutM gene encoding bifunctional DNA-formamidopyrimidine glycosylase/DNA-(apurinic or apyrimidinic site) lyase yields MPELPEVETVRRDLTRSLAGKRIERVDILNASSLKGATPKGFLGGISGRSFIRFDRRGKYLILHLDTGKVLVVHLKMTGVLQYQQKGDSLPRAARIIFYFSGGRRLVFSDQRKFGSIELARDAGSIPSLQKMGPEPLEKDFTPEALKERLGGRRGPIKPLLLDQAIIAGLGNIYAAEALHRAGIAPQRPANQLSGPEIKKLHHAIFQVLGEAIAARGSSVDTYRDGQGKKGWFQVKHRVYGKQGTKCRRCGGTIVKEIFRGRGTYWCPKCQR; encoded by the coding sequence ATGCCGGAACTGCCGGAGGTTGAAACGGTCCGCCGGGACCTGACCCGGAGCCTTGCCGGAAAGCGGATCGAACGGGTGGATATACTCAACGCCAGCTCGCTGAAGGGCGCAACTCCCAAAGGGTTTCTTGGCGGGATCTCGGGGAGAAGTTTCATCCGGTTCGACCGGAGGGGCAAATATCTGATCCTTCATCTGGACACCGGGAAGGTTTTGGTGGTCCACCTGAAAATGACCGGAGTGCTGCAATACCAGCAAAAAGGTGATTCTCTGCCCAGGGCGGCCAGAATCATCTTTTACTTTAGCGGCGGCAGGAGATTGGTGTTCTCCGACCAGCGCAAATTCGGATCCATCGAACTGGCCCGCGATGCCGGCAGCATCCCGTCGCTTCAAAAGATGGGGCCGGAGCCGCTGGAGAAAGATTTCACTCCCGAAGCGTTGAAGGAGCGCCTGGGCGGGCGCAGGGGGCCGATCAAGCCTCTGCTGCTGGACCAGGCCATCATCGCCGGGCTGGGCAACATCTATGCCGCGGAGGCCCTGCATCGGGCGGGCATCGCTCCCCAGCGTCCGGCCAACCAGCTGAGCGGGCCGGAAATAAAAAAACTCCATCATGCCATCTTTCAGGTCCTCGGGGAAGCCATCGCCGCCCGGGGGAGCTCGGTGGACACCTACCGCGATGGGCAGGGCAAGAAGGGCTGGTTCCAGGTCAAGCACCGGGTCTATGGCAAGCAGGGGACCAAATGCCGTCGCTGCGGCGGGACCATCGTCAAGGAGATATTCCGGGGCCGGGGGACGTATTGGTGCCCCAAATGCCAGAGATAG
- the secA gene encoding preprotein translocase subunit SecA, translated as MFGQILTKIFGSKYQRDAKKLQPRIDEINRYFEEYKDLSESELQGKTAQFKARIVQERQQGRDDQEILDELLPEAFAVVKEACRRHTGKSWTVVGMELPWEMVPFDVQLLGGIVLHQGKIAEMATGEGKTLVATMPVYLNALSGRGVHLVTVNNYLARRDSQWMGQIYRYLGLTVGCLDDTEPGTQERRDAYQCDIVYGTNNEFGFDYLRDNMAGSLEQCVQREHYYAIIDEVDSILVDEARTPLIISGPVEHSTHRYDQLKRPVERLVESQILLVNRITAEAEKLLAEGEEYQAGIKLLQAYRGGPKNKKLSKLLQDGKNKRLMQEVENDYIRDKKMWELDEPLFYSIDEKSHVVDLTEKGRQTISPKEPELFIIPDMSEEMHRINSDESLSEAQKAEARIKLELTFSERSEKNQNIGQLLRAYSLFEKDVEYVVSDGKVLIVDEFTGRILAGRRYSDGLHQAIEAKENVAIERETQTLATVTIQNYFRMYAKLAGMTGTAETEASEFFEIYKLDVAVVPTNKPIRRSDYDDVIYRTRREKYNAVIDEIEQMHLAGRPVLVGTVSVEVSETLSRMLARKGIDHKVLNAKHHQKEAEIVTNAGQPKAVTIATNMAGRGTDIKLGPGVVKSPHCRLVSDDGSPDQCPHYETLKCREKVPCGLHIIGTERHESRRIDRQLRGRAGRQGDPGSSRFFLSLEDDLMRLFGSERIAGVMEKLGAEEGEVLTHPLLTRQIGTAQKRVEGHNFDIRKHLLEYDDIMNRQREAIYQIRHEALTDENLQDKIAEMMDRVVDAILAADTDEKEYPENWNWGGIKDELRRHFLMDLSVSQDQYHGMTIDSLEKYLKEAVRERYRQKEESLGSELMRRIEHFALLQTIDEKWREHLSNLDAIKEGIGLRAYGQKDPLIEYKKESYIMFMELNNTIDSATIELLFKAHPVNVAPPQSRPMAMTAFKPELAAPTAAGPIEDGSQAPAARRMIPRDEEGRPKQAPVVKSGPDVGRNDPCPCGSGKKYKKCCGVGK; from the coding sequence AGGGGCGGGACGACCAGGAAATATTGGACGAGCTTCTGCCCGAGGCCTTTGCCGTGGTCAAGGAGGCCTGCCGCCGCCATACGGGAAAAAGCTGGACGGTGGTGGGCATGGAGCTTCCCTGGGAGATGGTGCCCTTCGACGTCCAGCTGCTGGGGGGCATAGTCCTGCACCAGGGCAAGATCGCGGAGATGGCCACCGGGGAGGGCAAGACCCTGGTGGCCACCATGCCGGTCTACCTGAACGCCCTAAGCGGGCGCGGGGTGCACCTGGTGACGGTCAACAACTACCTGGCCCGGCGCGACAGCCAGTGGATGGGCCAGATCTACCGGTACCTGGGCCTGACGGTGGGCTGCCTGGATGACACCGAGCCCGGCACCCAGGAGCGCCGGGATGCCTACCAGTGCGACATCGTCTACGGCACCAACAACGAATTCGGCTTTGATTACCTGCGGGACAACATGGCTGGCAGCCTGGAGCAGTGCGTCCAGCGGGAGCATTATTACGCCATCATCGACGAGGTGGATTCCATCCTGGTCGACGAGGCCCGCACCCCGCTGATCATCTCCGGGCCGGTGGAGCACTCCACCCACCGCTATGACCAGCTGAAGCGGCCGGTGGAACGACTGGTGGAGAGCCAGATCCTGCTGGTCAACCGGATCACCGCCGAGGCCGAGAAACTGCTGGCCGAGGGCGAGGAGTACCAGGCCGGCATCAAGCTGCTGCAGGCCTACCGGGGCGGGCCCAAGAACAAGAAGCTCTCCAAGCTGCTGCAGGACGGCAAGAACAAGCGGCTGATGCAGGAGGTGGAGAACGACTACATCCGGGACAAGAAGATGTGGGAGCTGGACGAGCCGCTGTTCTACTCCATCGACGAGAAATCGCACGTGGTGGACCTGACCGAGAAGGGGCGCCAGACCATTTCCCCCAAGGAGCCGGAGCTGTTCATCATCCCCGACATGTCCGAGGAGATGCACCGGATCAACAGCGACGAATCATTGAGCGAGGCCCAGAAGGCCGAGGCCCGGATCAAGCTGGAGCTGACCTTCTCCGAGCGGTCGGAGAAGAACCAGAACATCGGACAGCTGCTGCGGGCCTATTCCCTGTTCGAGAAGGACGTGGAATACGTGGTCAGCGACGGCAAGGTGCTGATAGTGGACGAGTTCACCGGGAGGATCCTGGCGGGCCGTAGATATTCCGACGGCCTGCACCAGGCCATCGAGGCCAAGGAGAACGTGGCCATCGAGCGGGAGACCCAGACCCTGGCCACCGTCACCATCCAGAACTATTTCCGGATGTATGCCAAGCTGGCCGGCATGACCGGCACCGCCGAGACCGAGGCCTCGGAGTTCTTCGAGATATACAAGCTGGATGTGGCGGTGGTGCCCACCAACAAGCCCATCCGGCGCTCCGATTACGACGACGTGATCTACCGGACCAGGCGCGAAAAATACAATGCCGTCATCGACGAGATCGAGCAGATGCACCTGGCCGGCCGTCCGGTGCTGGTGGGCACGGTGTCGGTGGAGGTCTCGGAGACCCTCTCCCGGATGCTGGCCCGCAAGGGCATCGATCACAAGGTGCTCAACGCCAAGCACCACCAGAAAGAGGCCGAGATCGTCACCAATGCCGGGCAGCCCAAGGCGGTGACCATCGCCACCAACATGGCCGGGCGGGGCACCGACATCAAGCTGGGCCCGGGGGTGGTCAAGAGCCCGCACTGCCGGCTGGTCAGCGATGACGGCTCCCCGGATCAGTGTCCGCACTATGAGACGCTGAAATGCCGGGAGAAGGTCCCCTGCGGACTGCACATCATCGGCACCGAACGGCACGAATCGCGCCGCATAGACCGGCAGCTGAGGGGCCGGGCCGGGCGGCAGGGCGATCCCGGATCGTCCCGCTTCTTCCTGTCGCTGGAGGACGACCTGATGCGGCTGTTCGGATCGGAGCGCATCGCCGGGGTGATGGAGAAGCTGGGGGCCGAAGAGGGCGAGGTGCTCACCCATCCCCTGCTGACCCGCCAGATCGGCACCGCCCAGAAACGGGTGGAGGGCCACAATTTCGACATCCGCAAGCACCTGCTGGAATACGACGACATCATGAACCGGCAGCGCGAGGCCATCTACCAGATAAGGCACGAGGCCCTGACCGACGAGAATCTCCAGGACAAGATCGCCGAGATGATGGACCGGGTGGTGGATGCCATCCTGGCCGCCGATACCGATGAAAAGGAATATCCCGAGAACTGGAACTGGGGCGGCATCAAGGACGAACTGCGCCGGCATTTTCTGATGGACCTCTCGGTCTCCCAGGACCAGTATCACGGGATGACCATAGATTCGCTGGAGAAATACCTCAAAGAAGCGGTCCGGGAGAGATACCGGCAGAAGGAGGAAAGTCTGGGGTCCGAACTGATGAGGCGGATCGAGCACTTTGCCCTGCTGCAGACCATAGACGAGAAGTGGCGGGAGCATCTGAGCAACCTGGACGCCATCAAGGAGGGCATCGGCCTGAGGGCCTACGGGCAGAAGGATCCCCTGATAGAGTACAAGAAGGAAAGCTATATCATGTTCATGGAGCTGAATAATACCATCGATTCGGCCACCATCGAACTGCTGTTCAAGGCCCACCCGGTGAACGTGGCACCGCCCCAGTCAAGGCCGATGGCCATGACCGCCTTCAAGCCGGAATTGGCCGCGCCAACGGCGGCCGGGCCGATCGAGGACGGCAGCCAGGCCCCGGCCGCCCGGAGAATGATCCCCCGCGACGAGGAGGGCCGGCCCAAACAGGCTCCGGTGGTCAAGTCCGGCCCGGACGTGGGGCGCAACGATCCCTGCCCCTGCGGCAGCGGAAAGAAGTACAAAAAGTGCTGCGGAGTGGGGAAATAG